One genomic window of Diospyros lotus cultivar Yz01 chromosome 8, ASM1463336v1, whole genome shotgun sequence includes the following:
- the LOC127807926 gene encoding probable ubiquitin-conjugating enzyme E2 24, translating to MDFFSDIDSFSESSSSEEQDDMEILYGGQACSILSSLEETIGKIDDFLSFERGFMHGDVVCPANDPSGQMGRIVNINMFLDMENLHGKLIKDVNSRKIQKIRSISVGDYVVHGPWLGKVDKVDDCITILFDDGTKSELTTMGSEKIIPLPSDLIEDSQYPYYPGQRVRVELSTISKSAKWLCATWKKKHDEGTICAVEAGMVYVDWLACAMVGCERVPAPPCLQDSKKLTMVPCFSHANWHLGEWCILPATNFNGVKEQIMEKSTCDLVKGCKQPEEVFQRRISPEFQEIFVILKTKTKVDVLWQNGCHSMGLDSESLCPVNFIDAHDFWPGQFVMEKSTCDESHIPSSQRWGVVKGVDAKERTVRVQWKSPPVNKAFDFAGQQTETVSAYELVEHPDYSYCLGDVVFQLEKNHLVHKVDEMVYGTSMLTETEVGGEADLKAKNYGGEQNVSPNNGYLSCIGIVMGLKDGEVEVKWASGDTTKVAPYEIFQMDKHEDSPPSTPILQWEYDQLTEEMNEHEKQSLCPEAKVCSSLSLPRAAIEIFTCIVGSLFGSLGSTSLSGTCSLTPEEGLDLVSNSKPDVLESSNFCTEGSAMILDGLQTFQETNFEQQVKEIQEEKAPLLSSGVKHQEPFKQFDIVTGCLDHHFVDSSGKGLMLSQVKRGWLRKVQQEWSILEKDLPETIYVRAYEERMDLLRAAIVGVPGTPYHDGVFFFDIFLPPEYPQEPPLVHYNSGGLRINPNLYESGKVCLSLLNTWTGTETEVWNPISSTILQVLLSLQALVLNEKPYFNEAGYDKQMGRPEGEKNSVSYNENAFLVSCKLMLYILRKPPTHFETFVAAHFGQCAKYLLLACKAYMEGAPVGHAFGCSKSEQENEQGSSTGFKIMLSKLFPKLVEAFSQKGIDCNLYADSGI from the exons ATGGATTTTTTCAGCGATATTGATAGTTTCAGTGAGAGTAGCAGCAGTGAGGAGCAAGATGACATGGAAATTTTGTATGGTGGGCAGGCCTGTAGCATTCTGTCAAGCCTTGAGGAAACAATTGGGAAAATTGATGATTTCCTGTCATTTGAGAGGGGATTCATGCATGGTGATGTTGTTTGTCCTGCAAATGACCCATCTGGACAGATGGGGAGAATTGTTAACATCAATATGTTTCTGGACATGGAAAATCTTCATGGGAAACTAATAAAAGATGTGAATTCcagaaaaattcaaaagatcCGGTCCATTTCAGTGGGTGATTATGTTGTGCACGGCCCATGGCTGGGGAAAGTGGATAAAGTTGATGACTGTATCACCATCCTGTTTGATGATGGTACAAAGTCTGAGTTGACAACCATGGGTTCAGAAAAGATCATACCTCTTCCTTCTGACTTGATTGAAGATTCACAATACCCATATTATCCAGGACAGCGGGTGCGGGTTGAGCTCTCTACTATTTCCAAATCAGCTAAATGGTTATGTGCAACATGGAAGAAGAAGCATGATGAAGGAACCATTTGTGCTGTGGAAGCAGGTATGGTATATGTTGACTGGCTTGCCTGTGCTATGGTTGGTTGTGAAAGGGTGCCTGCTCCACCATGTTTGCAGGATTCAAAAAAACTGACCATGGTGCCATGTTTCTCTCATGCAAATTGGCACCTTGGAGAATGGTGTATACTTCCAGCTACTAACTTTAATGGTGTAAAGGAGCAAATTATGGAAAAATCAACTTGTGATCTTGTTAAAGGGTGTAAACAACCTGAAGAAGTATTCCAGCGAAGGATCAGTCCAGAATTTCAGGAAATATTTGTTATCTTGAAGACAAAGACCAAAGTTGATGTTCTGTGGCAGAATGGATGCCACTCTATGGGATTAGATTCAGAATCCCTGTGTCCTGTAAATTTTATTGATGCTCATGATTTTTGGCCAGGGCAGTTTGTGATGGAAAAGAGTACTTGTGATGAATCACACATTCCCAGTAGCCAAAGATGGGGTGTTGTAAAAGGGGTTGATGCAAAGGAACGGACTGTGAGAGTACAGTGGAAAAGTCCTCCAGTGAATAAAGCATTTGATTTCGCAGGACAGCAGACCGAAACTGTTAGTGCCTATGAACTAGTTGAACACCCGGATTATTCTTATTGCCTTGGTGATGTTGTGTTTCAATTGGAAAAGAACCATTTGGTTCATAAAGTTGATGAAATGGTTTATGGAACCAGCATGTTGACAGAAACAGAAGTGGGTGGAGAAGCTGATCTCAAAGCTAAGAACTATGGTGGAGAACAAAATGTTTCCCCAAACAATGGTTACTTATCCTGTATTGGCATTGTAATGGGCCTCAAAGATGGAGAAGTCGAGGTGAAATGGGCCAGTGGTGATACAACAAAG GTTGCACCATATGAAATTTTTCAAATGGATAAACATGAAGATTCACCTCCTTCTACTCCTATACTACAATGGGAATATGACCAATTGACAGAAGAGATGAATGAACATGAGAAGCAATCATTATGCCCTGAGGCAAAG GTTTGTAGTTCCCTCTCCCTTCCTCGGGCTGCTATTGAGATTTTTACCTGCATTGTGGGGAGCCTTTTTGGCTCTCTGGGTTCCACATCACTATCAGGTACATGCAGCCTGACTCCAGAAGAGGGACTTGACTTGGTGTCTAACAGCAAGCCAGATGTTCTTGAATCTTCCAACTTTTGCACCGAGGGCTCAGCAATGATACTCGATGGACTCCAGACATTTCAGGAAACGAATTTCGAGCAGCAAGTCAAAGAAATACAGGAAGAGAAAGCCCCTCTACTTTCATCTGGTGTCAAGCACCAGGAACCATTTAAGCAGTTTGATATTGTAACTGGTTGCTTGGACCACCACTTTGTTGACAGTTCTGGCAAGGGATTAATGTTATCTCAG gTGAAAAGAGGTTGGTTAAGAAAGGTCCAGCAAGAATGGAGTATATTGGAGAAGGATCTTCCTG AAACAATCTATGTTCGTGCCTATGAGGAAAGGATGGATTTGCTGCGAGCAGCTATAGTTGGTGTACCAGGAACTCCATACCATGATGGAGTTTTCTTCTTCGACATTTTCCTTCCTCCTGAATATCCTCAAGAACCACCT TTGGTTCATTATAATTCTGGTGGTCTCCGCATCAACCCCAACTTGTACGAGTCTGGAAAAGTCTGTCTTAGTCTTCTCAATACTTGGACAGGCACTGAAACCGAAGTATGGAATCCAATTAGCTCAACTATTCTGCAAGTTCTCCTATCCCTCCAGGCCCTTGTGCTAAATGAAAAGCCTTATTTTAATGAAGCTGGATATGACAAGCAAATGGGAAGACCAGAAGGAGAGAAGAACTCAGTCAGCTATAATGAAAATGCATTTCTTGTTAGCTGCAAGTTGATGCTATACATACTACGCAAACCACCCACG CATTTTGAGACATTTGTGGCTGCACACTTCGGCCAGTGTGCCAAATATCTTCTGTTGGCATGTAAAGCATACATGGAAGGAGCTCCAGTTGGCCATGCTTTCGGATGCAGCAAAAGTGAGCAAGAAAATGAACAGGGTAGTTCTACCGGGTTCAAGATCATGCTCTCTAAGCTCTTCCCTAAGCTTGTTGAAGCATTCTCCCAGAAGGGTATTGATTGCAACCTATATGCTGATTCTGGGATTTGA
- the LOC127807925 gene encoding uncharacterized protein LOC127807925 produces MEPRSRVWVFPISPSQSPIFQLTHFPIFFFVIFTLTIPITSSIPNPISQIPYAKHCNNVVPESAQTSRRLNDDAFLRIRIAYFAGGDPVLGGNAQESVSFRAQGAFETVASGVFKVEGWVTFWAPRFAGFSGNSTRRRLRLINYRPPRMPFRRRKLGFRLHGFWSESSGKLCMVGSGLNSLHSMNAVLKLHYPNVSTLDTSLVTGTLESLDARDSSNHFEPISMLGLSMMNYQYKLVDRENDNGGFSEFDKMENASLGMESQHTVCSAFRSAGRFELEYMDDCASINCNPLGGGGGIPPAFMFFNEIHCTGNWKGRYLLDFTNSSNNEYRLSFNPKTTLVAEGEWNIKKKHLDIVACRISSSTDSVAKASLGDCSLRLSLRFLAALSLRNRSPVVGQMWSNKSTNDLGHVGRIAFWSTSNGHVRLPDLKYEYSGIDDVRKSCTKEMIGKHKGGTFPNGYSSDMRFDMAVRNSKGQVAWGYSSPLSVGDRFYKPHQMFARSAEPAVQVSNSQSSTLNISYVISFNTPANFKLGGEPLLTNSVEISAEGIYNEKTGALCMVGCRHIESLNISSFKKQSLDCEILISIQYPPLNSKDGSYVEGTIGSRRSKSDSLYFEKLEVAATSIFTNQARESIWRMDLEITMVLITNTLACIFVGMQLFYVKKYPDVLPFISVVMLTVLTLAHMIPLVLNFEAFFFEKHNRQNVFLGSGGWLEVNEVLVRVITMVVFLLHFRLLQQTWSSRVDDGSQKCLWVSDKKVFYLSLPLYVGGGLVAWFVHQWVYSYRSPLLRLRHVGVQQPSIWEDLKSYGGLILDGFLLPQIVFNTFCNTREKALAPSFYMGTTMVRLLPHAYDLYRAQISTWYFDAIYASPRMNYYSTAWDIIISCTGLVFILFIYLQQRFGGPCFLPKRFRDSSVYEKVPVVNSEYFQESQAIIS; encoded by the coding sequence ATGGAGCCAAGATCTAGGGTTTGGGTTTTCCCAATAAGCCCTTCCCAATCCCCCATCTTCCAGTTGACTCATttcccgatcttcttcttcgtcatctTCACCCTCACAATCCCAATCACCTCCTCAATTCCAAACCCCATTTCCCAAATCCCATATGCCAAGCACTGCAACAACGTCGTTCCAGAGTCCGCCCAGACCAGCAGGAGGCTCAACGACGACGCTTTCCTCCGGATTCGTATCGCCTATTTCGCCGGCGGCGATCCTGTTCTCGGCGGCAATGCTCAGGAGTCCGTGTCTTTTCGTGCCCAGGGCGCGTTCGAGACAGTAGCCAGCGGCGTGTTCAAAGTCGAGGGTTGGGTGACTTTCTGGGCCCCGAGGTTCGCGGGTTTTTCGGGGAATTCGACCCGCCGGAGATTGCGGCTGATCAATTACCGGCCTCCGAGGATGCCGTTCCGCCGGCGCAAATTAGGGTTTCGGCTACATGGGTTTTGGTCCGAATCTTCGGGAAAGCTATGTATGGTTGGCTCAGGTTTGAATTCATTACACTCTATGAATGCCGTTCTTAAGCTTCATTATCCGAATGTTTCGACTCTTGACACTAGTTTGGTTACTGGAACGTTGGAAAGTCTGGATGCGAGGGATAGTTCGAACCATTTCGAACCGATTTCGATGTTGGGTTTGTCAATGATGAATTACCAATACAAATTGGTGGATAGAGAGAATGATAATGGAGGATTTAGTGAATTTGATAAAATGGAGAATGCCTCTCTTGGTATGGAATCCCAGCATACTGTGTGCTCGGCGTTCAGGTCTGCTGGGCGGTTTGAATTGGAGTATATGGATGATTGTGCGTCTATCAATTGCAATCCTCTTGGGGGAGGAGGTGGAATTCCACCtgcttttatgtttttcaatgaAATTCATTGTACAGGGAACTGGAAAGGGCGATATTTGCTAGATTTTACAAACTCCAGCAACAATGAATATCGGCTGTCTTTTAATCCAAAAACAACTTTAGTTGCTGAGGGAGAGTGGAACATAAAGAAGAAACATCTTGACATAGTTGCTTGCCGTATATCCAGTTCCACGGATTCTGTGGCAAAGGCTTCACTTGGGGATTGTTCGCTTAGGTTGAGCTTGAGGTTTTTGGCAGCCTTGTCATTGAGGAACAGGAGTCCTGTTGTTGGGCAAATGTGGAGTAATAAAAGCACGAACGATTTGGGCCATGTTGGTAGAATTGCATTTTGGAGCACTTCAAACGGGCATGTTAGACTTCCTGATCTGAAATATGAGTATAGCGGAATTGATGATGTCAGAAAATCTTGTACCAAAGAGATGATTGGTAAACACAAAGGAGGGACATTTCCAAATGGGTATTCATCCGACATGAGATTTGACATGGCAGTGAGAAATAGTAAAGGGCAAGTAGCGTGGGGCTACTCATCTCCACTATCCGTGGGTGATAGGTTTTATAAACCCCATCAGATGTTTGCAAGGTCAGCTGAGCCTGCAGTTCAAGTGAGTAACAGCCAAAGCAGTACGTTGAATATCAGCTATGTCATCAGCTTCAATACTCCAGCTAATTTCAAGCTAGGCGGTGAACCATTGTTGACGAATTCTGTTGAAATTTCAGCTGAAGGGATATACAATGAAAAGACTGGAGCACTTTGCATGGTAGGCTGTCGTCACATTGAATCACTTAATATAAGTTCATTTAAGAAGCAATCTCTTGATTGTGAAATTCTTATCAGTATACAGTATCCTCCATTAAATTCAAAGGATGGAAGTTATGTCGAAGGAACCATTGGGAGCAGGCGAAGTAAGTCTGACTCTTTGTACTTTGAGAAACTGGAAGTGGCAGCAACTTCCATTTTCACGAACCAAGCCAGAGAATCGATATGGAGAATGGACCTGGAGATTACCATGGTCCTGATTACCAATACGCTTGCGTGTATCTTTGTGGGCATGCAGCTATTTTATGTTAAGAAGTACCCAGATGTCCTTCCCTTCATTTCGGTTGTGATGCTGACTGTTCTGACCCTAGCACACATGATTCCCTTAGTACTAAATTTTGAAGCCTTTTTTTTCGAAAAACATAACCGGCAGAATGTTTTCCTTGGAAGTGGAGGATGGCTTGAAGTAAATGAGGTACTCGTGAGAGTCATTACAATGGTAGTCTTCCTTTTGCACTTTCGTCTTCTCCAACAGACGTGGTCTTCAAGAGTTGACGATGGAAGCCAGAAGTGCCTATGGGTTTCTGATAAAAAGGTTTTCTACTTGTCTTTACCTTTGTATGTAGGGGGCGGGTTGGTCGCTTGGTTTGTGCATCAGTGGGTGTACTCTTACAGGAGTCCATTGCTTCGACTACGGCATGTTGGTGTTCAGCAGCCTTCTATCTGGGAAGACTTAAAATCTTACGGGGGATTAATCTTGGATGGGTTTCTACTTCCACAGATAGTGTTCAACACATTCTGCAATACGAGGGAGAAGGCACTTGCCCCCTCCTTCTACATGGGGACTACTATGGTTCGCTTGCTGCCCCATGCATATGATCTTTACAGAGCTCAAATTTCTACCTGGTACTTTGATGCCATATATGCAAGTCCCAGGATGAATTACTATTCAACTGCCTGGGATATCATCATATCTTGTACCGGTCTGGTATTTATCCTCTTCATATACTTGCAGCAACGATTCGGGGGCCCGTGCTTTCTTCCCAAGAGATTTAGAGATAGTTCTGTATATGAAAAAGTGCCTGTTGTTAATAGTGAGTACTTCCAGGAAAGCCAAGCCATCATCAGCTAG